One window of the bacterium genome contains the following:
- a CDS encoding amidohydrolase family protein — MEEEAGEVSRMALREDWLASVEEEILDPERPILDPHFHLFEENPTFPRYALADLQRDTSRHAVTGAIYMECEEGYRRDGPEHLRPVGEIERVDRRAREAAASPDGVQIVGIVGDAWLVNGADRVAETLDAQLEASPLFRGVRDMGIWDPSPEIARVDYATDGDWYGEPGFRAGFAEIAKRSLVFDGYQYHTQLPSLAALARAFPETTIVVDHLGAPLGAGPYAGKAEEIFPDWRAKLAAIATCPNVAIKLGGMAMPWNGFGWERRAKPPTSDEFVATYARYYDHAIQTFGPDRCMFESNFPVDKLSLSYEVLWNGFKKLAAGYSDDEKDALFGGTARRVYRIGGE, encoded by the coding sequence ATGGAGGAGGAAGCCGGCGAGGTTTCGCGGATGGCGCTTCGCGAGGACTGGCTCGCCTCGGTCGAGGAGGAGATCCTCGATCCAGAGCGACCGATCCTCGATCCCCACTTCCATCTCTTCGAAGAGAATCCGACCTTTCCGAGGTATGCCCTCGCCGATCTCCAGCGGGACACGTCGCGCCACGCCGTCACCGGCGCGATCTACATGGAGTGTGAGGAGGGCTATCGCCGGGACGGGCCCGAGCATCTCCGACCGGTCGGGGAGATCGAGCGGGTCGACCGACGCGCGCGGGAGGCGGCGGCTTCGCCGGACGGCGTCCAGATCGTCGGGATCGTCGGCGACGCGTGGCTGGTGAACGGGGCGGATCGCGTCGCGGAGACCCTCGACGCCCAGCTCGAGGCGAGTCCGCTCTTCCGGGGCGTGCGGGACATGGGCATCTGGGATCCGAGCCCGGAGATCGCACGGGTCGACTACGCGACCGACGGCGACTGGTACGGCGAGCCCGGGTTTCGCGCGGGCTTTGCGGAGATCGCGAAACGCAGCCTGGTCTTCGACGGCTACCAGTATCACACGCAGCTGCCTTCCCTCGCCGCGCTGGCGCGCGCGTTCCCGGAAACGACGATCGTCGTCGATCATCTCGGAGCGCCGCTCGGGGCGGGTCCCTACGCAGGGAAGGCGGAGGAAATCTTCCCGGATTGGCGGGCGAAGCTCGCAGCGATCGCGACGTGCCCGAACGTCGCGATCAAGCTCGGTGGGATGGCGATGCCGTGGAATGGCTTCGGCTGGGAGAGGCGGGCGAAGCCGCCGACCAGCGACGAGTTCGTCGCGACCTACGCGCGCTACTACGACCACGCGATCCAGACCTTCGGGCCGGATCGCTGTATGTTCGAGAGCAATTTTCCGGTCGACAAGCTCTCGCTCTCGTACGAGGTGCTCTGGAATGGCTTCAAGAAGCTCGCCGCCGGCTACTCCGACGACGAGAAGGACGCGCTCTTCGGCGGAACGGCGCGTCGTGTCTATCGGATCGGAGGCGAATAG
- a CDS encoding CoA transferase encodes MTAPLAGIKVVEIASFVAVPAAGALLADMGAEVVKVEVPWGEVYRHASPKLAGFDSDFPAGAPYQMDNRGKRSLGLDLALPQAQEALRKVIAGADVVITNVLPARLEKYGLDPETLQRDQPSLIFARLSGYGPDGDRANDPAFDYTAFWSLSGLMDHLRDLDAPPGWMRPGVGDHSAAMAMVTGILGALRVRDQGGDGQVIDVALQQIGYYINGNDAANALATGETPPRHDRKEPRNPLWNHYETRDGRWLFLVMIEADRYWPTFTKLIERPDLAADERFANAGERFRNSRALVELLDALFKERSLAEWEDVLNGGRLIWAPVRTLAEAIQDENANATGMFATVDHPEFGKFKTVAPPFRMSGHAMTGDAPAPLLAVDTADVLGEAGVDDETIALIVSSSS; translated from the coding sequence ATGACTGCCCCCCTCGCTGGAATCAAGGTCGTCGAGATCGCCAGCTTCGTCGCGGTCCCTGCCGCGGGAGCGCTGCTCGCCGACATGGGCGCCGAGGTCGTGAAGGTCGAGGTGCCGTGGGGGGAGGTCTACCGTCACGCTTCACCGAAGCTCGCCGGCTTCGACTCGGACTTTCCGGCGGGCGCCCCCTATCAGATGGACAACCGGGGGAAGCGCTCGCTCGGCCTCGACCTGGCGCTTCCCCAGGCGCAAGAGGCGCTCCGGAAGGTGATCGCCGGAGCCGACGTGGTGATCACGAACGTGCTGCCCGCGCGCCTCGAGAAGTACGGGCTCGATCCCGAGACGCTCCAGCGCGATCAGCCCTCGCTGATCTTCGCGCGGCTCTCCGGCTACGGGCCCGACGGTGATCGCGCGAACGATCCGGCCTTCGACTACACGGCCTTCTGGTCCCTCTCCGGGCTGATGGATCATCTCCGGGACCTCGATGCGCCGCCCGGCTGGATGCGTCCGGGGGTCGGCGACCACTCGGCCGCGATGGCGATGGTCACCGGGATCCTCGGCGCGCTTCGCGTACGCGATCAGGGTGGGGACGGACAGGTGATCGACGTCGCGCTCCAACAGATCGGGTACTACATCAACGGCAACGACGCGGCGAACGCTCTCGCGACGGGGGAGACACCTCCCCGGCACGACCGAAAGGAGCCGCGCAATCCGCTCTGGAACCACTACGAGACCCGGGACGGGCGCTGGCTCTTCCTCGTGATGATCGAGGCCGACCGCTACTGGCCGACGTTCACGAAGCTGATCGAGCGACCGGATCTCGCCGCCGACGAGCGCTTCGCGAACGCAGGCGAGCGCTTCCGGAACAGCCGGGCGCTGGTCGAACTCCTCGACGCGCTCTTCAAGGAGCGGAGCCTGGCGGAGTGGGAGGACGTCCTGAACGGGGGACGGCTCATCTGGGCGCCGGTCCGGACCCTGGCCGAGGCGATCCAGGACGAGAACGCGAACGCGACCGGAATGTTCGCGACGGTCGACCACCCCGAGTTCGGGAAGTTCAAGACCGTCGCCCCGCCATTCCGGATGTCGGGACATGCCATGACCGGGGACGCGCCGGCGCCGCTCCTCGCGGTTGACACGGCCGACGTCCTCGGCGAGGCCGGCGTCGACGACGAGACGATCGCGCTGATCGTCTCGTCGTCGAGCTAG
- a CDS encoding NAD(P)/FAD-dependent oxidoreductase, with the protein MAVAAQLAVETVALDHDIVIVGSGFSGIGAAVELQRRGFHDYVILEKSEEIGGTWRDATYPGLEVDMPSFIYSYPFAMSADWDHVYPRGKQILEYTLSTAERFGIDAHVRTGCPVRRSSWDDEEGVWTTELQDGERIRSRYLVSASGLLVDPQLPDIPGIDTFAGSVIHTGRWDHDVALKDERVGVIGTGASAIQVVPAIVDDVSALSIFQRTPIWLMSKPDAEISDRTKRLFARLPFLQRLARWALFAIVELTLGPGFIHYKKFPFLLERLERSLVEWMRSQVDDPEIQEKLIPDYNFFCKRPSFSNTYYPCFNREHVELVTDPIEKIESAGIRTADGRLHEFDVLVCATGYSVFDPSCMPNFEILGRGERSLGEEWARDRYRAYEGATVPGYPNFFLFMGPYSAAGASYFTMIDTQSRHMSRVLVEARRRGASRVEVREEAFRADFRRVEQRRADTLPFAGNCDSSNSYYFDAHGDTPGLRPVTGGQHWLRSRTFPLRDYRFG; encoded by the coding sequence GTGGCAGTAGCGGCACAGCTCGCGGTCGAGACGGTCGCGCTGGACCATGACATCGTGATCGTCGGCTCCGGCTTCTCGGGGATCGGCGCCGCCGTCGAACTCCAGCGCCGCGGATTCCACGACTACGTGATCCTCGAGAAGTCGGAAGAGATCGGCGGGACCTGGCGCGATGCGACCTATCCGGGCCTCGAAGTCGACATGCCGTCGTTCATCTACTCCTATCCGTTCGCGATGAGCGCCGACTGGGACCACGTCTATCCGCGCGGCAAGCAGATCCTCGAGTACACGCTGTCGACCGCCGAGCGCTTCGGCATCGACGCCCACGTCCGGACCGGGTGTCCCGTCCGGCGTTCGAGCTGGGACGACGAAGAGGGCGTCTGGACCACGGAGCTCCAGGACGGCGAACGGATCCGGTCGCGCTATCTCGTCAGCGCTTCGGGGCTGCTCGTCGATCCACAGCTCCCCGACATCCCGGGAATCGACACCTTCGCGGGATCCGTCATCCACACCGGACGCTGGGACCACGATGTCGCGCTGAAGGACGAGCGGGTGGGGGTGATCGGAACGGGCGCGAGCGCGATCCAGGTCGTGCCCGCGATCGTCGACGACGTGTCTGCGCTCTCGATCTTCCAGCGCACGCCGATCTGGCTCATGTCGAAGCCCGACGCCGAGATCTCCGATCGGACGAAGCGCCTCTTCGCCCGGCTGCCCTTCCTCCAGCGGCTCGCGCGCTGGGCGCTCTTCGCGATCGTCGAGCTGACCCTCGGCCCCGGCTTCATCCACTACAAGAAGTTCCCCTTCCTGCTCGAGCGTCTCGAGCGGAGTCTCGTCGAATGGATGCGGTCCCAGGTCGATGATCCCGAGATCCAGGAGAAGCTGATCCCCGACTACAACTTCTTCTGCAAGCGGCCGAGTTTCTCCAATACCTACTACCCTTGCTTCAATCGCGAGCACGTCGAGCTCGTCACCGATCCGATCGAGAAGATCGAGTCCGCCGGGATCCGGACGGCGGATGGTCGCCTCCACGAGTTCGACGTCCTCGTCTGCGCGACCGGCTACAGCGTCTTCGATCCGAGCTGCATGCCGAACTTCGAGATCCTCGGGCGGGGAGAGCGCTCCCTCGGAGAGGAGTGGGCACGGGACCGATACCGCGCCTACGAGGGCGCGACGGTTCCCGGCTACCCGAATTTCTTCCTCTTCATGGGGCCGTACTCGGCGGCGGGGGCGTCGTACTTCACGATGATCGACACCCAGAGCCGGCACATGAGTCGGGTACTCGTCGAGGCGCGGCGTCGGGGGGCGTCACGGGTGGAGGTGCGCGAAGAGGCGTTCCGCGCGGACTTCCGGCGCGTCGAGCAGCGACGCGCGGACACGCTGCCGTTCGCGGGGAACTGTGATTCGTCGAACAGCTACTACTTCGACGCACACGGAGACACGCCCGGACTCCGCCCGGTAACGGGCGGGCAGCACTGGCTGCGCAGCCGGACGTTCCCGCTTCGGGACTACCGTTTCGGCTGA
- a CDS encoding acyl-CoA dehydrogenase family protein, with the protein MPGMESTPEMYDLRMSEASRPLFDAVTKFVREEIDPVTQKYHQLGDQREDHWGYHPQQLEILDGLKQKAKDQGLWNFFLPDAESGEGLSNLDYAYIAAELGKNPIASECFNCSAPDTGNMEVLERVGTEEQKKEWLEPLLAGQIRSAYAMTEPDIPSSDAKNISCRAELVGDEWVLNGEKYYISGAGDPRCKIMIVMVKTSPDAPPHLQQSQILVPTDTPGYEVLGPMHVFGNDDAPHGHMHIRFTDCRVPKENILLGEGRGFEISQVRLGPGRIHHCMRSIGAAERAIEMLAKRALTRNAFGKQLANLGKNTEVIAKARIEIESMRMMVLKAAKAMDVLGNAQARVWVSAVKAMVPIRVCEIIDEAIQIHGATGVSQWTPLTRLYASQRTLRLADGPDEVHWFVVGRAELQRWVEDGASDYDPKKRFLEEEGGYEGFAFSGP; encoded by the coding sequence ATGCCCGGAATGGAATCCACCCCCGAGATGTACGACCTCCGCATGTCGGAGGCGAGCCGCCCCCTCTTCGACGCCGTGACGAAGTTCGTGCGCGAGGAGATCGACCCGGTCACCCAGAAGTACCACCAGCTCGGTGATCAGCGCGAGGACCACTGGGGCTACCACCCCCAGCAGCTCGAGATCCTCGACGGCCTCAAGCAGAAGGCCAAGGACCAGGGGCTCTGGAACTTCTTCCTGCCCGACGCGGAATCGGGCGAGGGCCTGAGCAACCTCGACTACGCCTACATCGCCGCCGAGCTCGGCAAGAATCCGATCGCGAGCGAGTGCTTCAATTGCTCCGCGCCGGACACGGGCAACATGGAGGTGCTCGAGCGCGTCGGAACCGAGGAGCAGAAGAAGGAGTGGCTCGAGCCGCTCCTCGCCGGCCAGATCCGCTCCGCCTACGCCATGACCGAGCCGGACATTCCGAGCTCCGACGCCAAGAACATCTCCTGTCGCGCCGAGCTCGTCGGCGACGAGTGGGTGCTCAACGGCGAGAAGTACTACATCTCGGGCGCCGGCGATCCGCGCTGCAAGATCATGATCGTGATGGTCAAGACGAGCCCGGACGCGCCGCCGCACCTCCAGCAGTCGCAGATCCTCGTGCCGACGGACACGCCCGGCTACGAGGTGCTCGGCCCGATGCACGTCTTCGGGAACGACGACGCGCCCCACGGCCACATGCACATCCGCTTCACCGACTGCCGCGTCCCGAAGGAGAACATCCTCCTCGGCGAGGGCCGCGGCTTCGAGATCTCGCAGGTGCGTCTCGGCCCGGGCCGGATCCACCACTGCATGCGCTCGATCGGCGCGGCGGAGCGGGCGATCGAGATGCTCGCGAAGCGCGCGCTGACCCGGAACGCGTTCGGCAAACAGCTCGCGAATCTGGGCAAGAACACCGAGGTGATCGCCAAGGCGCGGATCGAGATCGAGTCGATGCGCATGATGGTGCTCAAGGCCGCGAAGGCGATGGACGTGCTCGGTAACGCCCAGGCCCGGGTCTGGGTCAGCGCCGTCAAGGCGATGGTCCCGATCCGCGTGTGCGAGATCATCGACGAAGCGATCCAGATCCACGGCGCGACCGGCGTCTCCCAGTGGACGCCGCTCACCCGGCTCTACGCGAGCCAGCGCACGCTCCGACTCGCGGACGGCCCGGACGAGGTCCACTGGTTCGTCGTCGGCCGCGCGGAGCTCCAGCGCTGGGTCGAGGACGGTGCGAGCGACTACGACCCCAAGAAGCGCTTCCTCGAGGAGGAAGGCGGCTACGAGGGGTTCGCGTTCAGCGGGCCGTAG
- a CDS encoding cytochrome P450, translated as MSILGDARFYVQFLRDPVDCLIRLDREPGAKRNFVRKGRQVAFLLGRRENEAILGDPDTFHVLPITLPGPEGSAQRRIGEGLVNLNGPIHKRHRSLLVPPLAGSALDAYHAPVVAAVDAMLAGWRAGETRDLLDDMNRLAIRVSSATLFAMDDAAEADRVAATIDRWFKMNTALGVRLFQRDLPGTPYARMLRAAEEVEATMLALVAKRRAEGAAGEDILSRLIRAKDEVGAPIGDAELVGESTIAFIASHETTSKALAWTLFLVAQHPAEARRLVDEIRRVVGDGAPSVEDLGRLPALDRALKESLRILPPVAFNVRRANRDTEVLGQTLPVGSTAVFSHYITHHDPAIYPEPERFRPDRWEGLKPTQYEYLPFSAGPRRCIGEGFTTRMQKITLIRLLQRFRFTVVAGSRFDRHQAVTVAPREGVPVTLHPPDGAFERVPVAGAIHQMVKLD; from the coding sequence ATGTCGATCCTCGGCGACGCTCGCTTCTACGTGCAGTTCCTGCGCGATCCGGTCGACTGCCTGATCCGACTCGACCGGGAGCCGGGCGCCAAGCGAAACTTCGTACGGAAGGGGCGACAGGTCGCGTTCCTCCTCGGACGACGCGAGAACGAGGCGATCCTGGGCGACCCGGACACGTTCCACGTCCTGCCGATCACGCTGCCCGGGCCCGAGGGCTCCGCCCAGCGGCGGATCGGCGAAGGGCTCGTGAACCTCAACGGACCGATCCACAAGCGCCACCGGAGCCTGCTCGTCCCGCCCCTCGCCGGGTCGGCCCTCGACGCGTACCACGCTCCGGTCGTGGCGGCGGTGGACGCAATGCTCGCCGGCTGGCGCGCCGGGGAGACCCGGGATCTCCTCGACGACATGAACCGGCTCGCGATTCGCGTGAGCAGCGCGACGCTCTTCGCGATGGACGACGCCGCCGAGGCGGATCGGGTCGCGGCGACGATCGACCGCTGGTTCAAGATGAACACGGCCCTCGGCGTTCGACTCTTCCAGCGGGATCTGCCCGGCACGCCCTACGCACGGATGCTGCGAGCGGCAGAAGAGGTCGAGGCGACGATGCTCGCGCTGGTGGCGAAGCGCCGGGCGGAAGGTGCGGCGGGGGAGGACATCCTCTCCCGTCTGATCCGGGCGAAGGACGAGGTGGGCGCGCCGATCGGCGACGCGGAGCTGGTGGGCGAGTCGACGATCGCGTTCATCGCCAGCCACGAGACGACGTCGAAGGCCCTCGCCTGGACGCTGTTCCTGGTGGCGCAGCATCCGGCGGAGGCGCGGCGCCTCGTCGACGAGATCCGGCGGGTCGTGGGCGACGGCGCCCCCTCGGTCGAGGACCTCGGGCGCCTGCCGGCGCTCGATCGCGCGCTCAAGGAGAGCCTGCGGATCCTCCCGCCCGTCGCGTTCAACGTGCGTCGCGCGAACCGGGACACCGAGGTCCTCGGGCAGACCCTGCCGGTCGGCTCGACCGCGGTCTTCAGCCACTACATCACGCACCACGACCCGGCGATCTATCCGGAGCCCGAGCGCTTCCGCCCCGATCGCTGGGAGGGGCTCAAGCCGACCCAGTACGAGTACCTGCCCTTCAGCGCCGGTCCGCGTCGCTGTATCGGCGAGGGCTTCACGACGCGGATGCAGAAGATCACGCTGATCCGGCTGCTCCAGCGCTTCCGCTTCACCGTCGTCGCCGGCAGCCGCTTCGATCGCCACCAGGCGGTCACCGTCGCGCCCCGCGAAGGCGTCCCCGTCACCCTCCACCCCCCGGACGGCGCCTTCGAGCGCGTCCCGGTGGCGGGCGCGATCCACCAGATGGTGAAGCTCGACTGA
- a CDS encoding epoxide hydrolase — protein sequence MEAFEIAIPDASLEDLRARLDRAVLPADPSNEDWRYGTERTYLASLLDHWRNGYDWRAHEAAMNRYAHFRTTIDDAPIHFLRVPSPRADAIPLIMTHGWPWTFWDFQHVLGPLSDPDAHARPDAPAFELIVPSLPGFGFSSPLTRTGIGYPETAVLWDRLMRETLGFERYAAYGGDWGALVTAAMGHRFADHLIAVYESLPGYLGLDYEALREEDYAADETGWWDHHVSMKSTITSHMAVHSLDPQTLGYALSDSPAGLAAWILERRRAWSDCDGDVENCFSKDDLLTTISIYWLTGTITSSLRFYWETAHHPWQPVHDRQPPCEAPTGIGVFPKETILVPRRIAARHANIEHWTVMPRGGHFAPAEQPALLVDDLRTFFAGRS from the coding sequence ATGGAAGCTTTCGAGATCGCGATTCCCGATGCCTCGCTCGAAGATCTCCGTGCACGCCTCGATCGGGCCGTCCTCCCCGCGGACCCGTCGAACGAAGACTGGCGCTACGGGACCGAACGGACCTACCTCGCGTCCCTGCTCGACCATTGGCGGAACGGGTACGACTGGCGCGCCCACGAAGCCGCCATGAATCGGTACGCGCATTTCCGAACGACGATCGACGACGCGCCGATCCACTTCCTGCGTGTCCCGTCGCCGCGGGCCGACGCGATCCCGCTGATCATGACCCACGGCTGGCCGTGGACGTTCTGGGACTTTCAGCACGTCCTCGGGCCGCTCTCGGACCCGGACGCCCACGCTCGCCCGGACGCCCCGGCCTTCGAGCTGATCGTGCCGTCGCTTCCGGGCTTCGGCTTCTCGTCCCCGCTCACCCGGACCGGGATCGGCTATCCCGAGACCGCCGTCCTGTGGGACCGGTTGATGCGCGAGACGCTCGGCTTCGAACGCTATGCGGCCTATGGCGGTGACTGGGGCGCCCTCGTGACCGCCGCGATGGGTCACCGGTTCGCCGACCACCTGATCGCGGTCTACGAGAGCCTGCCCGGCTATCTCGGCCTCGACTACGAAGCCCTGCGCGAAGAAGACTACGCAGCGGACGAAACGGGATGGTGGGACCATCACGTGTCCATGAAGTCGACGATCACCTCGCACATGGCGGTCCATTCCCTCGATCCGCAGACCCTGGGCTATGCGCTCTCGGACTCTCCGGCCGGTCTCGCGGCCTGGATCCTCGAGCGCCGTCGTGCCTGGAGCGACTGCGACGGCGACGTCGAGAACTGTTTCTCGAAGGACGACCTCCTCACCACGATCTCGATCTACTGGCTGACCGGCACGATCACGTCGAGCCTCCGCTTCTACTGGGAGACGGCCCACCACCCCTGGCAGCCCGTCCACGATCGCCAGCCCCCCTGCGAGGCACCGACCGGGATCGGTGTCTTCCCGAAGGAGACGATCCTCGTGCCGAGACGGATCGCGGCGCGACACGCGAATATCGAGCACTGGACAGTGATGCCGCGGGGAGGCCACTTCGCCCCCGCGGAGCAGCCGGCACTCCTCGTCGACGACCTGCGCACCTTCTTCGCCGGACGATCCTGA
- a CDS encoding PaaI family thioesterase: protein MSQPTSDFNGFVGIAFDRAEEGICEMTLDVDDRHLSIAERVHGGVFFTMIDTAMGRSVISTLPAGRGCATIEAKINYFRPVQQGRVRVVARCVNTSRRTAYAEAEIRDDEDRLICKATGTFMLTETMAQKERERF from the coding sequence ATGAGCCAACCGACTTCCGATTTCAACGGCTTCGTGGGCATCGCGTTCGACCGCGCCGAGGAGGGGATCTGCGAGATGACCCTCGACGTCGACGACCGCCATCTGTCGATCGCCGAGCGCGTCCACGGCGGCGTCTTCTTCACGATGATCGACACGGCGATGGGCCGCTCGGTCATCTCGACGCTCCCAGCGGGTCGGGGCTGCGCGACCATCGAGGCAAAGATCAACTACTTCCGCCCGGTCCAGCAGGGTCGCGTTCGCGTCGTCGCGCGATGCGTCAACACGTCGCGCCGCACGGCCTACGCGGAGGCCGAGATCCGGGACGACGAGGACCGCCTGATCTGCAAGGCCACGGGCACGTTCATGCTGACCGAGACCATGGCTCAGAAGGAACGCGAACGGTTCTGA